A genomic region of Anaerolineae bacterium contains the following coding sequences:
- a CDS encoding PIN domain-containing protein, producing the protein MAALASTGGLYALADRSDAGHVEAVRALEATGGALVVLAPVLTETVRLATRLLGREAGIRLLDAALAGELVFQPLDRRDLLLARDLLEEHQGLSLTGALVVASAKRLGLESVLCLEPDLRRAAKERGLCPIPPEG; encoded by the coding sequence ATGGCAGCCCTGGCCAGCACCGGGGGCCTCTACGCTCTGGCTGACCGGTCGGACGCGGGCCACGTTGAGGCGGTCCGGGCCCTCGAGGCCACGGGAGGGGCCTTGGTGGTCTTGGCCCCGGTGCTGACCGAGACGGTGAGGCTGGCCACCAGATTGCTGGGACGGGAGGCAGGTATACGCCTGCTGGACGCGGCGCTAGCAGGGGAACTGGTGTTCCAGCCCCTGGACCGGCGGGACCTGCTCCTGGCCCGCGACCTTCTGGAGGAGCACCAGGGCCTGTCCCTCACTGGTGCCCTAGTGGTGGCCTCGGCCAAGCGACTGGGGCTGGAGAGCGTGCTGTGTCTGGAACCCGACCTCAGGAGGGCGGCGAAGGAGCGCGGTTTGTGTCCCATTCCGCCGGAGGGCTAA
- a CDS encoding carbon-nitrogen hydrolase family protein translates to MRTTATSAPWPGAEVTVGMGQMLVRGGRPAENLARAVDVIQRAAGEGCDLVVLPECLDVGWTHPAARELAQPIPGERSALLGHAARQSGVYVAAGLTEREGEQVYNAAVLLSPQGDILLKHRKINELAIAHDLYSIGDRLGVAHTPIGTMALSICADNFPSSLALGHALARMGARLLLSPSAWAVQADYDHQAKPYGALWLEAYTELARLYDLTVVGVSNVGPIEAGVWAGRQCIGCSLAVGPGGTVLAQGPYGDTAEALVVFRAQVRPPLAWGTDLAAVLRDRGYVGP, encoded by the coding sequence ATGAGAACCACTGCGACCTCGGCTCCCTGGCCGGGAGCCGAGGTCACCGTCGGCATGGGCCAGATGCTAGTCCGGGGCGGCCGCCCGGCCGAGAACCTCGCTCGGGCCGTGGACGTCATCCAGCGCGCGGCCGGCGAGGGTTGCGATCTGGTGGTCCTTCCTGAGTGCCTGGACGTCGGCTGGACCCATCCCGCCGCCCGGGAGCTGGCCCAGCCCATACCCGGAGAGCGCAGCGCCCTTCTCGGCCACGCTGCCCGCCAATCGGGCGTATACGTGGCCGCCGGACTCACCGAACGGGAGGGAGAGCAGGTGTACAACGCCGCCGTCCTGCTCTCTCCCCAGGGCGACATCCTCCTCAAGCACCGCAAGATAAACGAGCTGGCCATCGCCCATGACCTCTACTCCATCGGGGACCGCCTGGGCGTGGCACACACCCCCATCGGCACCATGGCCCTGTCTATCTGTGCCGATAACTTCCCCTCTTCGCTGGCCCTCGGCCACGCCTTAGCCCGCATGGGGGCAAGGTTGCTCCTTTCCCCCTCCGCCTGGGCGGTGCAGGCCGACTACGATCATCAGGCAAAGCCCTACGGTGCCCTCTGGCTGGAAGCCTACACCGAGCTGGCTCGCCTGTACGACCTCACCGTGGTCGGAGTCAGCAACGTCGGCCCGATCGAGGCCGGCGTCTGGGCGGGGAGGCAATGCATCGGCTGCTCCTTGGCGGTTGGGCCCGGCGGAACTGTGTTGGCCCAGGGGCCGTACGGCGACACGGCCGAGGCCCTGGTAGTCTTCCGCGCCCAGGTCAGGCCACCGCTGGCGTGGGGCACCGATCTAGCGGCCGTCCTCCGCGATCGGGGATACGTCGGCCCCTGA
- a CDS encoding VCBS repeat-containing protein: MEGPIRGRALVLYCLLILALAAVPAAAWAQEGATEAQLVPDAYVRDDEVILINRNDGRLVIRDYAVGPGMRDLGGKYDQWGGPYHQVAAGDFNGDGTKEIVATGGRGVTVPGPVLNVFDPLVPSGSTAVPNPSVNVNPYDWILLGTGDVDGDGRDEIVAVRTANEPGNILARVQCYELEGGAWREKWSLPTGGAFRSMTLGDFNGNGKADVLFTRDFRYVLVLDGENPAFEHFSAQIGGIGEWDKILIGDVTGDNSRDLILLRRIQAQSGNYPSAVYAIHPTGFNTWNDIFGWGFGDPPEDIQLLDWNGDGRLEIAAMNTGDLARIYILNPRMNNTERNNTEVEMWIGDREWGPNLEVGDPNGDGRSELMMIHTGVVPNFPNYFLRILNFHEQGGYADDTTHYPYWDNFTSANLDGTGISINPTMRVPSTVTLFYETSTSTGTQETIRVANISTGSFTWTASIVGAAAPWLRLSANTGTSDALLTFSIDPASPPASSASTTVRVLASASGVSVINGDQNITVNVVVVDQIHRRYLPLAFTAH; this comes from the coding sequence ATGGAAGGCCCGATCAGAGGGCGAGCCCTGGTGCTGTACTGTCTCCTGATTCTGGCGCTGGCCGCGGTGCCGGCGGCAGCCTGGGCCCAGGAGGGCGCCACCGAGGCACAACTGGTTCCGGACGCCTACGTCCGGGACGACGAAGTGATCCTCATCAACCGCAACGACGGCCGCCTCGTCATCCGCGACTACGCCGTGGGGCCGGGCATGCGAGACCTGGGCGGCAAGTATGACCAGTGGGGCGGTCCCTACCATCAGGTAGCCGCCGGCGACTTCAACGGCGACGGCACCAAAGAGATAGTGGCCACCGGCGGCCGCGGCGTGACCGTTCCCGGGCCGGTCCTCAACGTCTTCGACCCCTTGGTGCCCAGCGGCTCCACCGCCGTCCCTAACCCCAGCGTTAACGTCAACCCCTACGATTGGATACTGCTGGGGACCGGCGACGTGGACGGCGACGGCCGGGACGAGATCGTGGCCGTCAGGACCGCCAACGAGCCCGGCAACATCCTCGCCCGGGTTCAGTGCTACGAGCTCGAGGGCGGCGCCTGGCGGGAGAAGTGGAGCCTGCCCACCGGCGGCGCCTTCCGCAGCATGACCCTGGGCGACTTCAACGGCAACGGTAAGGCCGACGTCCTCTTCACCCGGGACTTCCGCTACGTCCTGGTCCTGGACGGTGAGAACCCCGCCTTCGAGCACTTCAGCGCCCAGATCGGCGGCATCGGCGAGTGGGACAAAATCCTCATCGGCGACGTCACCGGCGACAACTCCCGCGACCTGATCCTCCTGCGCCGGATCCAGGCCCAGAGCGGCAACTACCCCTCAGCCGTGTACGCCATCCACCCCACCGGGTTCAACACCTGGAACGACATTTTCGGCTGGGGCTTCGGCGATCCGCCCGAGGACATCCAGCTACTGGATTGGAATGGCGACGGCCGGCTCGAGATCGCGGCCATGAACACCGGCGACCTAGCCCGCATCTACATCCTGAACCCCCGCATGAACAATACCGAGCGGAACAACACTGAAGTGGAGATGTGGATCGGCGACCGAGAGTGGGGGCCGAACCTGGAGGTCGGGGATCCGAACGGCGACGGTAGGTCGGAGCTCATGATGATCCACACCGGCGTCGTGCCGAACTTCCCCAACTACTTCCTCCGTATCCTCAACTTCCACGAGCAGGGGGGTTACGCCGACGACACCACCCATTACCCCTACTGGGACAATTTCACCTCTGCCAACCTAGATGGCACGGGCATCTCCATCAACCCCACCATGCGAGTCCCCAGCACGGTGACCCTCTTCTATGAGACCAGTACCAGCACCGGGACGCAGGAGACGATCAGGGTAGCGAATATCAGCACGGGCTCCTTCACCTGGACGGCGAGCATAGTGGGAGCAGCAGCGCCCTGGCTGCGCCTTTCCGCCAACACCGGCACCTCCGACGCCCTGCTCACCTTCTCCATAGACCCGGCTTCCCCGCCGGCGAGCAGCGCCTCGACCACCGTCCGCGTGCTGGCCAGCGCGTCCGGAGTCTCGGTCATCAACGGCGACCAGAACATCACCGTGAACGTGGTGGTGGTGGACCAGATCCACCGGCGGTACCTGCCCCTGGCGTTCACGGCCCACTGA
- a CDS encoding Gfo/Idh/MocA family oxidoreductase, whose protein sequence is MEGTIGIGVIGCGAIAQEAHLPNYASHPQARLVAVADVDPDRAQEVAVRFGVPHVYSDYAELLARDDIQAVSVCTPNYLHAEQTIAAAAAGKHVLCEKPMAVTLEEADEMIAAADKAGVQLMVGFTHRFYPFNQKARDLIAEGAIGKPYTVRVRFAHRGPYTSWSAKSDWFFDPERAGGGAVLDMGIHALDIARFVLGQEIRTVSANLATLNHDIKAEDTAVISLEFADGTLGYIETGWHSHPGPLGLEIYGARGTIIVDYRTPLRLWTEGEDWQEITDFPLGGGWPAEVHYFVDALVAGRAVSPDGHDGLTSVRAALAAYDSHRMAARVTLA, encoded by the coding sequence ATGGAGGGAACCATCGGAATAGGCGTCATCGGATGTGGAGCCATCGCCCAGGAGGCACACCTGCCCAACTACGCCAGCCACCCTCAAGCCCGGCTGGTGGCCGTAGCCGACGTTGACCCGGACCGGGCCCAGGAGGTCGCCGTCCGTTTCGGGGTGCCCCACGTCTACAGCGACTACGCCGAGCTTCTGGCACGAGACGACATCCAAGCCGTGAGCGTATGCACTCCCAACTATCTGCACGCCGAGCAGACCATTGCGGCAGCTGCCGCCGGCAAGCACGTGCTGTGCGAGAAGCCCATGGCAGTCACTCTGGAAGAGGCCGACGAGATGATCGCCGCCGCCGACAAGGCCGGCGTCCAGCTCATGGTAGGGTTCACCCATCGCTTCTACCCCTTCAACCAGAAGGCACGCGATCTCATCGCCGAGGGCGCGATCGGCAAGCCGTACACCGTGCGGGTGCGCTTCGCCCACCGCGGCCCCTATACCTCCTGGAGCGCCAAGAGCGACTGGTTCTTCGACCCGGAGAGGGCCGGTGGAGGCGCAGTGCTCGACATGGGCATCCACGCCCTGGACATCGCCCGCTTCGTGCTCGGTCAGGAGATACGGACCGTCTCCGCCAACCTCGCCACCCTCAACCACGACATCAAGGCCGAGGATACGGCGGTGATCTCGCTGGAGTTCGCCGACGGCACGCTCGGTTACATCGAGACGGGCTGGCACTCCCACCCGGGCCCCCTGGGGCTGGAGATCTACGGCGCCCGAGGCACCATAATCGTGGACTATCGCACCCCTCTGCGCCTGTGGACGGAGGGGGAGGACTGGCAGGAGATCACCGACTTCCCCCTCGGAGGGGGGTGGCCGGCCGAGGTCCATTACTTCGTGGATGCCCTGGTTGCCGGGCGGGCCGTCAGCCCCGATGGCCACGACGGCCTCACTTCGGTGCGGGCCGCCCTGGCCGCCTACGACTCGCACCGGATGGCAGCCCGGGTCACTCTGGCCTGA
- a CDS encoding Gfo/Idh/MocA family oxidoreductase has product MTRIGILSFAHVHAPAYADCLRRLPEVELAGIADEDAERGREAASQYGVEFYPEYEPLLAAGLDGAIITSENVKHLPLARLAAQAGVHVLCEKPIATTMADGREMIRLCHEAGVKLMIAFPCRYSPAVQAVKRALDQRQLGDIYGLKSTNRGQMPGGWFTDRELAGGGAVIDHTVHVMDLVNWFWGSPVRRVYAEIGHDLLWDEGVDDSGLISFRLENGIFGTLDASWSRPEVYPTWGDVTMEIVGERGWLQLHMTAQEVCLYSDALDGVSWVPWGSDTNLALIRDFADTVAADRSPCVTGEDGLRALEVALAAYRAGETGAAVDLPLE; this is encoded by the coding sequence ATGACCCGCATAGGGATACTGAGCTTCGCCCACGTGCACGCTCCCGCCTACGCCGACTGCCTGCGCCGGCTGCCTGAGGTCGAGCTCGCCGGCATCGCCGATGAGGACGCCGAGCGTGGACGAGAGGCCGCCTCTCAGTACGGTGTGGAGTTCTACCCCGAATATGAGCCTCTGCTGGCGGCCGGCCTGGACGGCGCCATCATCACTTCCGAGAACGTCAAGCACTTGCCTCTCGCCCGCCTGGCCGCCCAGGCCGGGGTGCACGTTCTCTGCGAGAAGCCCATCGCCACCACCATGGCCGATGGGCGCGAGATGATCCGCCTGTGCCATGAGGCCGGCGTCAAGCTCATGATCGCCTTCCCCTGCCGCTACTCCCCCGCGGTGCAGGCCGTCAAGCGGGCCCTGGACCAGCGGCAGCTGGGCGACATCTACGGGCTCAAGAGCACCAACCGGGGGCAGATGCCCGGCGGCTGGTTCACCGACCGCGAGCTGGCCGGAGGCGGGGCGGTGATAGACCACACCGTTCACGTCATGGACCTGGTGAACTGGTTCTGGGGCTCGCCGGTGAGACGCGTCTACGCCGAGATCGGCCACGATCTGCTCTGGGACGAAGGCGTAGACGACTCGGGGCTGATCAGCTTCCGGCTCGAGAACGGCATCTTCGGCACTCTGGATGCCAGCTGGTCCCGGCCCGAGGTCTATCCCACCTGGGGCGACGTCACCATGGAGATCGTGGGCGAGCGCGGATGGCTCCAGCTCCACATGACTGCCCAGGAGGTCTGCCTCTACAGCGACGCCCTCGACGGCGTCTCCTGGGTACCGTGGGGCAGCGACACCAACCTGGCCCTCATCCGCGATTTCGCGGACACCGTCGCCGCCGACCGATCCCCCTGCGTAACGGGAGAAGACGGGCTGCGGGCGCTAGAGGTGGCCCTGGCCGCCTACCGCGCCGGCGAGACGGGAGCCGCTGTGGACCTGCCGCTGGAGTAG
- a CDS encoding Gfo/Idh/MocA family oxidoreductase — protein MRRVGIVGAGTMGGAHAYAWRTTEAQLVGFFDLEPRTAQQAADRFEVAAFASREALLDAADIVDVCTPTYTHREVAIAALQAGKHVICEKPMSLTVDGCGDMIRAAEANGVRLFVAQVVRFFPEYATAKRLTDEGAIGKVGVIRLTRGGAHPGTGPRQWFVEEYRSGGVLLDLMVHDYDYARWLAGDVERVYCQRHLGPDADYALVTLRFTSGAMAHIEGSWAYPAGFRTAYDIAGDAGLLTFDSARTAPLQLQLKEQESGPAGVVVPSSPLFPEDSPYAREVQHFYRCLQTGDEFLVTPLDAMAAVQVANAARQSALTGTPVALQPLSI, from the coding sequence ATGAGACGAGTCGGCATCGTCGGCGCAGGTACCATGGGTGGAGCGCACGCCTACGCCTGGCGCACCACCGAGGCACAGCTGGTGGGCTTCTTCGACCTGGAGCCCCGGACAGCGCAGCAAGCCGCCGACAGGTTCGAGGTCGCCGCCTTCGCCAGTCGGGAGGCCCTCCTGGATGCGGCCGACATCGTGGACGTGTGCACCCCCACCTACACCCACCGAGAGGTGGCCATAGCCGCCCTCCAGGCGGGAAAGCACGTGATCTGCGAGAAGCCCATGTCTCTGACGGTGGACGGCTGCGGCGACATGATCCGGGCCGCCGAGGCCAACGGCGTGCGGCTCTTCGTGGCCCAGGTGGTGCGCTTCTTCCCCGAATACGCCACCGCCAAGCGGCTCACTGATGAAGGCGCCATCGGGAAGGTAGGCGTCATCCGCCTGACCCGTGGGGGCGCCCACCCGGGCACCGGCCCCCGGCAGTGGTTCGTAGAGGAGTACCGCTCCGGCGGCGTCCTCCTCGACCTCATGGTGCACGACTACGACTACGCCCGCTGGCTGGCCGGTGACGTCGAGCGGGTCTACTGCCAACGCCATCTGGGCCCGGACGCCGACTACGCCCTGGTCACCCTGCGCTTCACCAGCGGGGCTATGGCCCACATCGAGGGTAGCTGGGCCTACCCGGCCGGGTTCCGCACCGCCTACGACATCGCCGGGGACGCCGGCCTGCTCACCTTCGATAGCGCCCGGACGGCGCCCCTCCAGCTCCAGCTGAAGGAGCAGGAGTCCGGTCCCGCGGGGGTGGTGGTGCCCTCCAGCCCCCTCTTCCCCGAGGACAGCCCTTACGCCCGGGAGGTCCAGCACTTCTACCGCTGCCTGCAGACGGGCGACGAGTTCCTGGTCACGCCCCTGGATGCCATGGCCGCCGTGCAGGTGGCCAATGCGGCCCGCCAGTCGGCTCTGACCGGAACCCCGGTGGCTCTCCAGCCGTTATCCATATAG
- a CDS encoding transcriptional repressor — MNGSLEERLRQAGHRVTGARVAVLEAMQEAPPGQHFRPGQLLRLGRRRHRGLSRATVYRTLELLTSLGLLRPIYLGHADRCYIRSDEGHHHVICSGCGRVVGFEECVTKELEGRLARRLGFAIQGHLLEFYGLCGACQNPGSMLVSAHAPEAAATSQSSGEGCYAHR; from the coding sequence GTGAATGGTTCGTTGGAAGAGCGGTTGCGCCAGGCGGGACACCGCGTCACCGGAGCCAGGGTGGCAGTCCTGGAGGCCATGCAGGAGGCGCCTCCAGGCCAGCACTTCCGGCCTGGCCAGTTGCTTCGGCTCGGTCGCCGCCGGCACCGAGGGTTGAGTCGGGCGACGGTGTATCGCACCCTGGAGTTACTGACCTCACTGGGGCTTCTGCGCCCCATCTACCTCGGCCACGCGGACCGCTGCTACATCCGGTCGGACGAGGGCCACCATCACGTCATCTGTTCCGGGTGCGGTCGGGTGGTGGGATTTGAGGAGTGTGTGACCAAGGAATTGGAGGGCCGGCTGGCCCGGCGGCTTGGCTTCGCCATTCAGGGGCACCTGCTGGAGTTCTATGGCCTCTGTGGCGCCTGTCAGAATCCAGGAAGCATGCTGGTCTCCGCCCATGCGCCGGAGGCAGCCGCCACCAGCCAATCAAGCGGGGAGGGCTGTTATGCTCACCGTTAG
- a CDS encoding zinc ABC transporter substrate-binding protein: MLTVSATSRWASAGLLWAVVLILLTGCRAAGGLQAATAAAPASDKLAVVATTNIVGDVVAAVGGEAIDLVVLMPLGADPHAFEPTPRDLAAVAAADLVFINGAGLEANLEPSVRSAATGPVVALSEAVPLRRLDEGHPEGDADPHVWLDPTRVLLWVDRIEAALTEQDPDRAEVYSANAEMYRKQLRELDTWIAEQVAKIPPERRKLVTDHQVFGYFAERYGFEQVGALMPGFSTLAEPSAREVAELERRLVELDVPAVFVGSTVNPMLAERLAGDTGVKVVVLYTGSLSGPGGPAETYLDLMRFNVTAMVAALR, translated from the coding sequence ATGCTCACCGTTAGTGCGACGAGCCGATGGGCTTCTGCTGGACTTCTCTGGGCCGTGGTGCTGATCCTCCTGACGGGCTGCAGGGCCGCTGGCGGGTTGCAGGCGGCGACTGCTGCTGCTCCTGCTTCCGATAAGTTGGCGGTGGTAGCTACCACCAACATCGTCGGAGACGTAGTGGCTGCGGTGGGCGGCGAGGCGATAGACCTAGTCGTGCTCATGCCCTTGGGCGCTGACCCACACGCCTTCGAACCCACACCCCGGGATCTGGCCGCCGTAGCTGCCGCCGACCTGGTGTTCATCAACGGAGCCGGCCTGGAAGCCAACCTGGAGCCATCGGTGCGCAGCGCTGCCACCGGTCCGGTGGTTGCCCTGTCGGAGGCCGTTCCATTGCGGAGGCTGGATGAGGGGCACCCCGAGGGAGACGCCGACCCCCACGTCTGGCTGGATCCGACCCGGGTGCTTCTCTGGGTGGACCGCATCGAGGCGGCGCTGACGGAGCAAGATCCGGACCGGGCGGAGGTGTACTCCGCCAACGCCGAGATGTACCGAAAGCAGTTGCGAGAGCTGGACACCTGGATCGCGGAGCAGGTGGCGAAGATACCGCCTGAGCGGCGCAAGCTGGTGACGGATCATCAGGTCTTCGGGTACTTCGCCGAACGCTATGGGTTCGAGCAGGTGGGAGCGCTGATGCCCGGGTTCAGCACCCTGGCGGAGCCCTCGGCCCGGGAGGTAGCCGAACTGGAGCGCAGGCTCGTTGAGCTGGACGTGCCGGCGGTATTCGTGGGTTCCACAGTGAACCCTATGCTAGCCGAGCGCCTGGCTGGGGACACCGGGGTGAAGGTGGTGGTCCTGTATACCGGTTCGCTGAGCGGGCCGGGAGGCCCGGCAGAAACCTACCTGGACCTGATGCGCTTCAACGTGACCGCCATGGTCGCGGCGCTGCGGTAG
- a CDS encoding metal ABC transporter ATP-binding protein: MVGILRRPIAHQVGSAVLEVTNLTVRYGDVIALEDVSFEVTLGEQVAVVGPNGSGKSTLLMAVAGLIPPARGRVQVFGSGPAGHCCIAYVPQRTQVDWTFPVSVADVVMMGRTRHVGWLRWPGRADREMVEQSLQTVGLAHLAERQIGELSGGQRQRAFIARALAQEARLMLLDEPLAGLDWPSQQEVLEVLGELRPRGVTVLFSTHNLNLASERFDRVLLLNRRLVAAGRPEEVLTSDRLYRAYGDQIHLTPLADKGILDECCEGREYE, encoded by the coding sequence ATGGTAGGGATTCTACGGCGTCCGATCGCCCACCAGGTAGGGTCAGCGGTCCTGGAAGTGACCAACCTGACGGTTCGTTACGGTGATGTGATTGCGCTTGAGGACGTCAGCTTCGAAGTGACCCTAGGTGAGCAGGTAGCCGTGGTGGGCCCCAACGGATCCGGCAAGAGCACTCTGTTGATGGCAGTTGCAGGGCTGATCCCGCCGGCGCGGGGTCGGGTTCAGGTCTTCGGCTCTGGCCCCGCCGGACACTGCTGTATCGCCTACGTGCCTCAGCGGACCCAAGTGGACTGGACGTTTCCGGTCTCGGTAGCGGATGTAGTGATGATGGGCCGGACCAGGCACGTGGGCTGGCTGCGCTGGCCTGGCCGGGCCGATCGCGAGATGGTGGAGCAGAGCCTGCAGACGGTAGGCCTGGCTCACCTGGCGGAGCGCCAGATTGGAGAGCTGTCGGGCGGTCAGAGGCAGCGAGCGTTCATCGCCCGAGCCCTGGCGCAGGAGGCGCGGCTGATGCTCCTGGACGAGCCACTCGCCGGGCTGGACTGGCCCTCGCAGCAAGAGGTTTTGGAGGTTCTGGGAGAGCTCCGGCCCCGGGGAGTGACTGTGCTCTTTAGCACCCACAACCTCAACCTGGCGAGCGAACGTTTCGACCGGGTGCTGTTGCTGAACCGGAGGCTGGTGGCGGCAGGCAGGCCTGAGGAGGTCCTGACCTCAGACCGGCTGTACCGGGCCTACGGCGATCAGATTCACCTGACCCCTTTGGCAGACAAGGGCATCCTGGACGAGTGCTGCGAAGGGCGGGAGTATGAGTGA
- a CDS encoding metal ABC transporter permease, with translation MSDLSDLLLEPLRYSFMLRGLVAVVLVGLTSAVVGSYVVLRRMAFFGDALAHAILPGVAIGYIVGGGERGVLFWWGLLAAVVTSVAIGAVTRGGQVKEDAAIGIIFAGMFALGIAIMSTARSYAVDLAHFLFGNVLGVAAADLARTAAVAFVVLVVTALFYKEFLLLSFDSTLAITLRLPVRFLDNLLLILVAVTIVASLQTVGVALMVAMLVAPATTGFLLARRLPGMMAVAAAVGAASGIVGLYLSYYAAIASGAAIVLVSIAAFLLAFLFSPRKGWFWRHSAVG, from the coding sequence ATGAGTGATCTGTCCGACCTGCTGCTGGAGCCGCTGCGTTACAGCTTCATGCTGCGGGGGCTGGTGGCTGTGGTTCTGGTGGGGCTGACCTCGGCGGTGGTCGGTTCCTACGTGGTGCTGCGCCGGATGGCCTTCTTCGGGGACGCGCTGGCCCACGCCATCCTCCCCGGGGTGGCCATCGGCTACATCGTCGGCGGTGGGGAGCGAGGAGTGCTCTTCTGGTGGGGGCTGTTGGCGGCGGTAGTGACGTCTGTGGCCATCGGAGCGGTGACGCGGGGCGGACAGGTGAAGGAGGACGCCGCCATAGGCATCATCTTCGCCGGCATGTTCGCTCTGGGCATCGCCATCATGTCCACAGCTCGCAGCTACGCCGTGGACCTGGCCCACTTCCTGTTCGGGAACGTACTGGGAGTGGCAGCTGCCGACCTGGCCCGCACCGCAGCGGTGGCCTTCGTGGTCCTGGTGGTGACGGCCCTGTTCTACAAGGAGTTCTTGCTCCTGTCTTTCGACAGCACCCTGGCAATCACCCTACGGCTCCCGGTGCGATTCCTGGACAATCTCCTCCTCATTCTGGTGGCGGTCACCATCGTGGCTTCGCTGCAGACGGTGGGCGTGGCTCTCATGGTAGCCATGCTGGTGGCGCCAGCGACGACGGGGTTCCTGCTGGCTCGCCGGCTGCCGGGCATGATGGCGGTGGCAGCGGCCGTGGGGGCCGCGTCGGGGATCGTGGGGCTGTACCTGTCCTACTACGCCGCCATCGCCTCGGGGGCGGCCATCGTGCTGGTGTCCATTGCCGCCTTCCTGCTAGCGTTCCTGTTCTCGCCCCGGAAGGGCTGGTTCTGGCGGCACTCGGCGGTAGGATAG
- a CDS encoding GNAT family N-acetyltransferase, whose amino-acid sequence MAQRWVLTETEVRPATPEDVDELRLLVAWSERGHLRFQTSRMAQIVQAGLIQTVHQGGRMAGFFYVTMDNPNSSVRGLVVRPGYQTPAVLEPAMEWIVSAGAALGSLSVVFIGDDRWLVPHLQRAGFERAGEIVGLHRPGSFLPVEGNVSCRVRPAASADVDQVVEVDWSAFEGPWQNGRQTTLEFLAQMPYFLVAEQDGRLLGYVCGTNQGRSGHIVRLAVRREAQRRGIGTRLLREVLQRMAAAGARALSLNTQRENVQSQAFYRALGFTLTRRPTSVYRYHF is encoded by the coding sequence ATGGCTCAACGCTGGGTACTGACGGAAACCGAAGTCAGGCCGGCGACCCCCGAGGACGTCGACGAACTACGGCTGCTGGTGGCCTGGAGCGAGCGGGGCCACTTGCGTTTCCAGACCTCAAGGATGGCTCAGATTGTACAGGCTGGGCTCATCCAGACGGTGCATCAGGGCGGTCGGATGGCCGGGTTCTTCTACGTCACTATGGACAATCCCAACAGCTCCGTGCGCGGGCTGGTGGTACGGCCCGGGTACCAGACTCCCGCAGTGCTAGAGCCGGCCATGGAGTGGATCGTGTCTGCCGGTGCGGCGTTGGGCTCGCTCAGTGTCGTCTTCATCGGGGACGATCGCTGGCTGGTGCCTCACCTTCAGCGCGCTGGTTTCGAGCGCGCGGGAGAGATCGTGGGCCTGCATCGCCCAGGGTCTTTCCTGCCCGTAGAGGGCAATGTGTCCTGTCGCGTGCGTCCGGCGGCCTCGGCCGATGTGGATCAGGTAGTGGAGGTGGACTGGTCCGCCTTCGAGGGGCCGTGGCAGAACGGCCGACAGACTACGCTGGAGTTCCTGGCCCAGATGCCGTACTTCCTGGTGGCAGAGCAAGATGGACGCCTGCTGGGCTACGTGTGTGGCACCAACCAGGGCCGTTCGGGGCACATCGTCCGCCTGGCGGTGCGGCGTGAGGCCCAGAGACGGGGAATCGGCACTCGGCTGCTCCGGGAGGTGCTGCAGCGGATGGCCGCCGCAGGAGCACGCGCTCTCTCGCTGAACACCCAGCGCGAGAATGTCCAATCGCAGGCGTTCTACCGCGCCCTGGGCTTCACGCTGACGCGCCGGCCCACCTCGGTCTATCGCTACCACTTCTAG